The nucleotide window TAAAACTTTGATACATGTGTTTCTTAAAtgtgagaaaacaaaaatatttttaattctgcTAAAAAGTAATCTCTTTGACCATCTCAATATATTTCACTTCTTCAGTATTAAAGTCATAATTTTTTCTTATGAAAATAAACCTCTCAAacatgtatttaattattttgatttaaaaggCACAACTGATTTTCTATGGGATCAAATTTCCCCTATTTATATTTCCCGGTTTGTATAGTTTCAAGtcattgcaataaaaaaaaaagcgtaaCCCGGTAGGAAACACAGTGTTGGTGGCGCGTTACTTCCGGGAACGTATTAAGATGGCGGCCCGGGGAAGCGGCGCGTGCAGTAAGCGCCTGGTGCAGTATGTTGTTGTTCGCTCGGATCTGATTAACACGCTGTCGTGGCCTTTAGGTGCGGTGATCACGCAGGCTTGTCACGCCGCTACCGCCGCCATTCACCTGCACTACAGCGACCCGGACACACAGGAATACCTGGCGGAGCTGGACACCATGCACAAAGTGGTGCTGCAGGTCAGTGTCTCACCCAGAGTGATGCACACACTGCGTTACATTTTTAAGTGTGCTttacagggtgctccctacttcCTGCTCCGTTTGCAAGGAAACGTCCCTTGACAAAACTCCACTATTCGGAAAACTTAGCAAAGTCACCAGCGtagacgtcacttcctccgtgcgttaccatggtaatataactgtcgctgctgctgtggaaatttcactatatgaatattaaatatcTATTAAAAAACACTGATACCGGTATAAACCATTTGCTATTAAAacgtgtataacttgtaaataaattattaatgaatgataataataataataataataataatagttttaaaatgtacggagattttttttttactagtctGTATAATACTATGTTTTTATTGCGTAGACGCAGTGACTGGGAaatttttaattcctttttctGGTAAAGCGAAGACCCATCGTTCAGTTGCTCTCTGAATTGTCCGCAGTTCCCTGAACATTTTCCTCCCTGCGGTTTGGAATCAGACTTAACAACGTGGCCGAACACTCTGTGAcgtatataaaaattttacgatgcagctaaggacatgtTATGTTATAATAACAGAAcaagcagctcacctctcatatcttctagtccgaatcgttcattcttttgtcataTGACTCTCATAAATGCTAGAACTGATCACTATGGAGTTGTTTGTTTACATCAGGAATCCCTCATAACTGCTTTTTATATAACATACACTAAGGGCTGCTGGAAGAAATTACTCTTAAGTGTCagattttacaaaaacactCTTTAGGCTGTGAATGTCCTAGACGTTTAAggtgcgttttgtagtggcgctcgaTTGCCTTCTACACTGGCATTCGTTTGGCCCTGTCTAACGCGTGCCCGCAGCCCGAATTGTAGTTtttgtgttaacctgtggaggcagtgtcggGAACTGAATATGAAAGCCCTTGTCGTTTTATTTGAGGTGCCTCCTTTTAATATGGACCATTTTGCTGTATTAGACATTAATTGCCTTGTTTTAGAAATTCTCGCTATACGGTGAGATATGGAGAGAAAAAATCGCTGCCGCTACTGGGTTCATCCACTGACGGCACAAcatcggattaaaggaagtttttttttttgtggtttataaagaaatgcgaaaatttctgtgcaagttttattttttaaacattttacttaGCCTTTCCCCCCCCACTTTTCCATATGtttagcatgtaggatcatgggatatatctggTCCTctgaagcgtaaaatgaacgcgaagaaaacgCAGTAGCAGCCGGACACACACGGACGCaggtcaccaaagcccgtgtgaactcTCGTTAACTCCTAGGTGTAAAAAACCCTCGGCGCTTGATCTGCGCTCACTGGACACTACGAACgccagaaaaacgctcgattttaacgcccgtgtaaaCAAGGCCTTAAAAGCCCCAGTgactgtgtgtttatatttgaAGGTGTGTGAGTGTCAGGGTTTCCAACTGTCCCGTAAGATGCAGTTGGAAACTAAAGATCTGTTTTGTATTTAACCAACAAATGACACTCTTTGTtctgcattataaaaaaatcaattcagtaTTATCTATAGCAGTTtgaagaatgacacaaatataaatttccACAAAGTcttctgcttcagtgtttttggaTATTTTATGCTAAGGTAATAACTAAAAGgatttcataagtgtcaaaggcttttattgactaTTACATTgaattaagtttatgcaaagagtcaatatttgcagtgttgacccttccTTTTTAAGACCTATGCTGGTATGCTGTCAATCAatttctgggccacatcctgactgatggcagcaaATACTtgcataatcacttcttggag belongs to Clarias gariepinus isolate MV-2021 ecotype Netherlands chromosome 2, CGAR_prim_01v2, whole genome shotgun sequence and includes:
- the ptrhd1 gene encoding putative peptidyl-tRNA hydrolase PTRHD1, encoding MAARGSGACSKRLVQYVVVRSDLINTLSWPLGAVITQACHAATAAIHLHYSDPDTQEYLAELDTMHKVVLQAADEACLTDLSSTLSESGIMHKLWTEQPENIPTCLALKPYPKQTVQHLLKNFKLFK